The genomic window TGCGAGCTCGTGTGGTGGGCGACTACCGCACCAATTCGCTGATCGTGCAAGCCGCGCCGCGGGACTTGCTGGAAGTCGCCAAATTGATTCAGGACTTGGATGTCGAGAACATCCCCGCGCAAAGCGAACTGCGAATCATCCAGCTCCGCAACGCCTTGGCCGAAGAATTGGTTGAAGTCATTCGCGATACGATCAACGGTACCGACGAAGACGAGAACGAAAACCTCAACCCGGCCTCGACCAGTTTGTCGATGGTCACGTTGGATGCCGAGGGCAATCGGATTTTGAACTCGGGTATCTTGGCCGGGACCATCGTCACCGCCGACGCCAATGCTAATGCGATTGTGGTCCGTGGGCCCAGCAACAGTCTGCCGTTAATTGAAGAGATGATCCGTCAGTTGGATCAAACGCCGGGCAATGAGTCGTTGGTCAAAGTGTTCACACTGGAAAACGGCGATGCCCAACAACTGACCACCGCGCTGCAGTCCTTGTTTGGGACCGATGCGACAACCGGTGGTGTGGGAGCGGCCAACCTGGCTGGCTTGCCTGTCGCTTCGGCCAGTGGCGACAGCTCGCTGGTGTCACTGCGGTTTTCGCCCGACATCCGTACCAACAGCATCATCGCCAGCGGCTCGGCCAATGACCTGGAAGTGGTCGAAAGCATCCTGCTGCGTCTGGATACTTCGGGCTTCGCCGACCGTATGTTCGAAGTTATCTGGTTGCGGAATCAGTACGCTCCGGACGTGGCCTTGGCCCTGCAAGGGTTCGTGCAGAGTCGTCAGCAAAGCCTGCAACAGGTGCAACAGGCACAGCAAGGCGGCTTGAGCCCCTTTGACGCCCTGGAACGTGACGTGGTGGTGGTTGCCGAACCGGTCAGCAACAGTCTGGTGATCAGCGTGGCCCCGCGGCTGTACAGCACGATCCGTCGCATGATCGACCAACTCGACCGCCGCGCCCCGATGGTGCTGGTCAAGGTCTTGATCGCCGAGGTCACCCTTAGCGATGGCTTTGAATTCGGCACCGAACTGGGATTGCAAAACGCCCTGATGTTCGATCGCGGTATCGCCTCGGGCAACCTGCCAGGCGTTGGCGATTCCAATCCGCAAGGCTTGCCCAACGGACCGGCTCCAGGATCGACCCCTGGGTTTAACTTCAACAACAACGGCGCTACCAACGTGAATAGTGTGAGCCCAGGTTCGCTGGCCGAACGAGCCGTGACCTCGTTTGCTACCGGCACCAGCAGCTCCACGTTCGGTTACGGCGGCTTTGTGCTCAGTGCTGCCAGTGATTCGGTCAGCTTGTTGATGCGAGCCCTGCAAGACGCTGGTCGTTTGCAGATCCTTAGTCGTCCTCAGTTGATGACGCTGGACAACACCGAAGGTGAAGTCCAGGTGGGTGCTCTGGTACCGCGAATCACCGACGTCGTCAGCAATGCTAACGGTGGTACCACGTTTGGAACCGAAGACCTGCAAGTTGGTTTGATCCTGCGAGTCACACCGCGTGTCGGTCGCGACGGCTTGATCGTGATGAACGTGGACGCGATTCGCTCGGCGGTCGACACGGTGTCGGCCGGGATTCCGGTGGGCTTTGGTCCCAACGGCGAAGTCATTACCAGCCCGCAGATTCAACAGACGTTGGCCCAGTCGGTGGTCACCGCCTACTCGGGACAAACGGTGGTGTACGGCGGTTTGATCCAAAAGGTGCGATCGCAATCCAGTCGCCGGGTGCCCTACCTGTCCAACGTGCCGCTGCTGGGGCATCTGTTCCGCTTCGATCAAGAAATCGAGGAACGCAGCGAATTGTTGGTCGTGTTGACCCCGATGATTGTCTCCAGCGAAGAAGACCTGGAGTACGTCAAGCAGGTTGAATCCTCGCGGATGAGTTGGTGCTTGGCCGACGTCGTGGAAATGCACGGCGATGAAGGACTCAGTGGCGGTCACGGACTGTGGGGACCGGCTCTGGCTCCGGTGATCTATCCCGACATGCATCCCACGATCGACGACATCGAAGCGATCTACGCACCCGGCGAAGTCACCGTGCCTGGTGAAGTGACCGTGCCCGGTAATGTGCCCAGCGAAATGTACCTCCCCGAAGGTGCGCCGCTGCCCAACTCTTCCGCCGTGCCGCCCTCGCCGGTGGTCGACGAAGCGGCCTCGATCGAGCCGGCTCAGGCGATCACTCCGGCCCCGGCCGTCGCGCCAGCAAAGTACAGCGCCCCACCACAGGCCAGCGCCATGGCTCCGTACGGCGTCCCGCAGCAGTACCGCACGCAGCCTCCGCAAAACGCGCCTCCGCAATTTGCAGCCCCGCCGCAGGGCAATGCCCCAGGGCAGTACAGCGTGCCGCCACAGGGCAACGCACCGGGGCAGGCTTATGCCCCGGCTGCCGGTGACAACCGCAATCGTTAGGGCCGTCGGTTTGACCGGCAGCCCCGACAGATAGATGCAGCGAAGACGGTACCGTGTCGGGAGGACGCGGTACCGAATTTCCACCGACCCAACCATTAGGAAACGGATTTCCGAACCATGAATAGCATGAAACGAAGCTCTCGAGTGGCCGTGGCTTTGACGCTGGCGACTTCGCTGGGGCTGAGCGGTTGCGCGGCGATCAAGGGCGAAAAATCGCTGAAAGAATCGCTGCCGTTTATCAGCAAGAAGGAAAAGGAGCCGGAGCCCTATCCGAATCCGGCCAAGATGGCCGTCACCTGGACGCCGGACGTGATCCTTCGCACCGGTTCCACGCCCACGCGTGGTTTTGGCGGACGCGTGTTTTTCTATGACGAAAAATCGCGACCGGTTCCCGTCGAGGGTGAATTGGCCGTGCAGGCTATCCGCACCGCCGAAGGCCAAGAACCAGAGCTGAAACGCTATGCCTTCACTCCCGAACAGTTTACCAAACACTACAGCCAGTCCGACTTGGGCGCGTCCTACAGCATCTGGATTCCCTGGGACGCGGCTGGCGGAGAAGAAACCAAAATCACTTTGGTGCCGTCGTTTAAAACCAAAGAAGGCAATATCGTGCAGGGCACTTCGTCGATCGTGGCTCTGCCCGGAA from Roseimaritima ulvae includes these protein-coding regions:
- a CDS encoding secretin N-terminal domain-containing protein, yielding MNDRLSLLRHRLPLVGRMTVTIWAGCLASLAIAQQPLRPVQPHAQQPLTLPQQLTQPAPGSAPQRAAADAPVLRVIPMPPMHVPTVGTAVALRYRNVQGVQISPDRREGQLLVMAPEALQAQIAADVARLLPPEAGGVQRAVGQGRAAAGAMPVSYGPGSVKLSLHRVGWQQFEDHLMAAAGRPVPVTTQRNGEVATFQLVDEPLQGTTVEVDRRENSVTVFAPKPSIPGWQKMVGSLDQANLPPGSVTELVRVQNAEPAPIQRAIRLLGRFNPDDTTGVTRVNNAPFAVAVQQPAQPPANAGGAAAGAAAQGAAVDEEATAVVAADGQPEAGVGLIGDVQIQFVPELGIIVVKGSKRDVARVMDVIKQIEDKAKDTQPDVVVHPLTHVNSQAMETLLTQLYADVLSARQGEVSITSLDKPNALLLIGRPEAVAAAKELIGKLDQPVPPATQLRVFRLENASAVDAEEKVREFFVDQPGSDEQRPGLGVRARVVGDYRTNSLIVQAAPRDLLEVAKLIQDLDVENIPAQSELRIIQLRNALAEELVEVIRDTINGTDEDENENLNPASTSLSMVTLDAEGNRILNSGILAGTIVTADANANAIVVRGPSNSLPLIEEMIRQLDQTPGNESLVKVFTLENGDAQQLTTALQSLFGTDATTGGVGAANLAGLPVASASGDSSLVSLRFSPDIRTNSIIASGSANDLEVVESILLRLDTSGFADRMFEVIWLRNQYAPDVALALQGFVQSRQQSLQQVQQAQQGGLSPFDALERDVVVVAEPVSNSLVISVAPRLYSTIRRMIDQLDRRAPMVLVKVLIAEVTLSDGFEFGTELGLQNALMFDRGIASGNLPGVGDSNPQGLPNGPAPGSTPGFNFNNNGATNVNSVSPGSLAERAVTSFATGTSSSTFGYGGFVLSAASDSVSLLMRALQDAGRLQILSRPQLMTLDNTEGEVQVGALVPRITDVVSNANGGTTFGTEDLQVGLILRVTPRVGRDGLIVMNVDAIRSAVDTVSAGIPVGFGPNGEVITSPQIQQTLAQSVVTAYSGQTVVYGGLIQKVRSQSSRRVPYLSNVPLLGHLFRFDQEIEERSELLVVLTPMIVSSEEDLEYVKQVESSRMSWCLADVVEMHGDEGLSGGHGLWGPALAPVIYPDMHPTIDDIEAIYAPGEVTVPGEVTVPGNVPSEMYLPEGAPLPNSSAVPPSPVVDEAASIEPAQAITPAPAVAPAKYSAPPQASAMAPYGVPQQYRTQPPQNAPPQFAAPPQGNAPGQYSVPPQGNAPGQAYAPAAGDNRNR